A single region of the Ziziphus jujuba cultivar Dongzao chromosome 10, ASM3175591v1 genome encodes:
- the LOC107411283 gene encoding L-ascorbate peroxidase, cytosolic, with translation MGKCYPTVSEEYKKAVEKAKRKLRGLIAEKNCAPIMLRLAWHSAGTFDVKTRTGGPFGTIKHPSELAHGANNGLDIAVRLLEPIKEQFPILTYADFYQLAGIVAVEITGGPEIPFHPGREDKPEPPPEGRLPDATKGTDHLRTVFGHQMGLSDQDIVALSGGHTLGRCHKERSGFEGPWTTNPLIFDNTYFKELLSGEKEGLLQLPTDKALLNDPVFRPLVEKYAADEDAFFADYTEAHLKLSELGFADA, from the exons ATGGGGAAGTGCTACCCAACTGTGAGCGAGGAGTACAAGAAGGCCGTCGAGAAGGCCAAGAGGAAGCTCAGGGGTCTTATCGCCGAGAAAAACTGTGCTCCTATCATGCTACGCCTTGC ATGGCACTCTGCTGGTACCTTCGATGTTAAGACTAGGACTGGTGGTCCATTCGGAACCATTAAGCATCCCTCTGAGCTTGCCCATGGTGCTAACAACGGACTCGATATCGCTGTCAGACTACTCGAGCCCATCAAGGAGCAGTTCCCTATCCTCACCTACGCTGATTTCTACCAG TTGGCCGGAATTGTTGCTGTTGAAATTACTGGTGGACCTGAAATCCCATTCCATCCAGGAAGAGAG GACAAGCCGGAGCCACCACCTGAAGGCCGGCTACCTGATGCTACCAAGG GTACTGATCACTTGAGGACTGTGTTCGGTCATCAAATGGGCCTCAGCGACCAGGATATTGTTGCTCTCTCTGGTGGTCATACTCTG GGAAGGTGCCATAAAGAGCGTTCTGGATTTGAGGGACCCTGGACTACCAATCCTCTCATCTTTGATAACACGTACTTCAA gGAACTTTTGAGTGGAGAGAAGGAAGGCCTTCTACAGCTGCCAACTGACAAGGCACTTCTGAATGACCCTGTTTTCCGCCCCCTTGTTGAAAAATATGCAGCA GATGAGGATGCCTTCTTTGCTGATTACACCGAAGCTCATCTGAAGCTCTCCGAGCTAGG ATTTGCTGATGCTTAA